The genomic window gacgtccccgatgggtgggaggaggttgctcctgaggtaggtggtgcaggagcaaccggttgggtagagccccccacgggcaagggggcaggaggagtcttactgcttaccgagctggctggaagtcttgaaactgatggggctagcacagttgttgtagcagctgggtaagaagatgtcattctcacaggatggagtctgtcatatttcccaAATATTGTTTTGTATGCTGTTTGTATACACTTTCTCAGGCAAATAAATTGGATGTTTTGAAAAGTTAGAATGACACTTTTTATAATCATTCAGATCCAAGCAGTGTGGAAGATTTATGAACTATACCACCCATCATTTACGGTCCCTAAATGCTGTTACTACATTTTTACTTTCTATAAGAATGATAGTCCTTTAATATCCTCACTTTCACTGTTCAGTACTAAGTGACGTAACATCATGCTGTGAGCAGCCATTACATGGGTGAAAGTAGTACACTGCGTGAGTGGCACGGTCAACTGTGTCCACAGTGTGTTTATTTCACAACGTGAAATTAGACACCTAGTCTCTGAAGTAAATTTGAACAATGGCTGTAACATCAGGAAAATTTTAGAAGTTGACATATTGCCTGTCCTTCAGCCATTTCAACAGGATAAATTTCAACATGAAAATGCCCAGCCATGCACTGTTAGGAGTGTGGGTGCCATCTTCAAAAGAACAATGGCTACTGTTGCTTCCCTGGCCTTCATATTCTTAAGAAGACATGTAGTGCAGCAAACATGTCTGGCATATAGTCATTCACAACTTATTGACAATAGTGCCCCAACAAGCATAGTGGATTCTTTGTAGACTAATATAAACTGTGAAGAAAAGGTTCTCAAGAAAGCGAATCATGACCCTCTCAGATAACATGCCTAACCTTTTTAGATACTCTGACTGCAACACATTGGGGTTTTATACCAACCTGAATTCTCAGTCAGAGATCATACATAGCAGTGTGATCGTATTGATTTGCATACTGTAAAGAGCCTAATGTGTAGTACAGGGagatcattttcacaaattttcttAAGGGAGTTAAAATTAAGTTTACAGAATAAGGAGTGCAGTTAGCCAAAAGATTATCTGAAATTGCAATCTATGTTGGTGAATGTGTTGAAGGAAGGAACCTTGGGTGTCTCACTGGCAAAGATGCTTATATATCTGATACAATATGACATTACAGTGCCCAAGTTTTTCCGGACTACAATGCAAGCTTCTTTCAGACACGCATGCACATCTGAAGCGACAGGCACTTCAGCGACGACAGCCtttacgaaatacatgaaatgtattcacagttgtgaatatgaacagtatacagctgatggttgttcatattcgcaaccaCAAATAGATTTCATgtacttatcaaacaacggaaaatccaggatggaatgtaacattatgaaaaggatagttgctattcaccatatagtggagttgctaagtcacagacaggcacaacaaaaagactcagaaagtaagcttttagccacacatgcacgcacacaggGTCTCTGGCTGATGTGCGTATGTTGtccattttcgacaaaggccttagttggccaaaagctcactttctgaagtcttttcattgtgtctgtctgcgactcggcatttccactatatggtgagcagcaactatccttttcacaatattgttttaTGTACTTATAAATCTTTTCTGCAACAAAAGATGGTttggaaatgaaaaatataaaagatttcccaacactttgaaaaataaaattaattttgttggagTAAGACTAAAATTAATTTATGATAATATTTCTTCATCAATAAGAGAGTTTAAAATTAGTTGTACTCATATTCACTTTTGAAATTAAAATTGTCTGACAATGCAGAAAACACCAAAAGAAACCATTTAATATTGTAAGTAAAATAGACATCACGAAGGGAAGACTTTGACACAAATGACAATATTAATTAAAGTGTCAAAACAATTTGACAATTCAAGCACGTTCTTAATGGTCATGAAGGAAAATTAAATGAGTTGTCTTTTGCTAACAAAAAAGATTATGTTTATTGAACCAAAgtgtgtaaataagttactgatgttcacaaagacaTCTGATAGATGAACACATCATATGTCTCTATTAAAATCATTTAAACAATGTTTCAAAATATGAGacttatgaatgaagtttcttctATGAATTTTCTGATGAAGATAAGCAACGATATATGAGTTTTCTATACCTAAAACAGCTGTACCTCTCCAGGCAGCACAGCTCCATGGAAAGTAAAAGCTTGATCCCTGTCACAACTCTGAAACCTATCTCCGGGGTTCTCACAAACAATTACCTCTCTTCATAACTGAGGAAGTATGGTACATTACGTACCTCCTCATTATCGAATAGTGCTGCCTGGTTATGTATCCATGACTACTCTGATGAACAATGAATATTATTTCCACGACAATGCTACACACTATTCACTGTTTATTTTGAGCAGTAAGTATGAAACCAGTGTAATGTGTTCACATCAATTTCACTTGCTAAATCTAGCACCAAGAACATTTTAGTTTTTTATGAAAGTCAAAATGACTAAATGACAGATGTTTACGATTGGTTCCAGATAGCTGTCAGCCCCCCAGCAAGATTCTTAAGTTTGGAAACTAGGGGAGAAATAATGACAGAACTGATGCTATGAGCACACACAGTTATATATATCTCAGATTTTCAGAATGTTTTCAGTGTGTGTTGTCTGTTATAATTTCTAGTCctatttctttttcatcataaaaaaagaaactaaagacAGTCCAAAAATGCCATTTACAAATAGAGATAATGTACAGATTCAAGTCATTCAGGATAAAATTGGAATTCCAACACATGGAAACAGTGTTTTGGGCTGGGGCTGGAAAcaatgctctactgactgagctacttaCACCAGACAGCGTCAGTTATGTCATTATTTCTCCCCTCATTCCTAAACTTAAGAATCTTGCTGTGGTTGTGGTGTGGGTGGGGGGCTGACAGTTACCTGAGtcaaaaacagatttttttaaagtaataatttTGAGAAGTGTTCTTACTAACTTTTACCAATGTACCATACTTTGGTTAtcacttttaaaaataataaatgcagtATCAGGCAATATTACTTTGTGTGTCCTTTACAACATAACTTTAGTTTTCCTGTGTCACAAAACTGATGACTAATTCTGTTTACTCTAAACAAATGTGCAATAATGCAACAAAATTAATTTACAATTTACACTCGGACAATCAGCAAATGAAGACAAACTGAAGTTTATTGGTATCTTTATGCTGAAATGAAAGAGAGTACATCTAATTTAATCAGAGATACTAATATAAATGTTACCTCTCTATATTTCTGCAGATACAGTTTCAGAGGTTCAACATAATTATCAAATCCTAAAGTGGTCATTGCAAATAGTATATCTTCACCATTAATAGTCTTTCTTTTCTCCATGTGACAACGATCACTTGCTTCACTTGTAATAAAACTTATAAATTCTGAAACGCACTCCTGCACACATTCTCTTGCATCTTTAGCAATCTTTCCTGGTTCTGGTATTCCTCTTTTCATAATTTTTGCAATGTTTGCAATTGGTAAGAAACGATCCTGCTCTCTCAATGGGTATCCTGGTTTATCTCCACCTCCTTGATTTGAATCATCAGTATTTTCAGCTGTAAGAATTGCATCACCATCATCTGAAAATGCaatcaaataattaaaatcatTTACATTTAATCAGCTAATACTAAATTTATAAAAGAAGTACTACAACACAATGGATTAACATATGATCTTACACCTATTTGGTGTACTTATATAAAGATAATTTATCAGTAATTATGCTTTCAATTACTTTAAAATAGGACTCGATACAATTCAATTTGTGTTTCACGAGGCAAGGCTCTCATCATCGTGTTGCTGTCACTCAGTTTGTGGCATtcattaaattgaaataaaaaacacattGTAGTAAAGGTCCTCGTCTTGCGCAAAATTATCCACTTCGCACACTACAACTTCACAATGCTGCATTGCCTGTGGGTGTGGGTACCAAGAGTGTCTATTTGACGCTTGTCACAGTGTCTGGAGGAAGTAGGAGTTGCTTCACATGAGGTATCCCTGTGTAAGAGCAGCTTTTCACACTTCCAAAGATATTATTTTACCAACTTCTAGCTACTACCTCCATGGAAGGTTAACTACTTGTAACTATTCACCTGCAATAAAATAAATCCAAAAGCTATTAAAAATCTCTATCTGCTATcacgcatttattttatttaatgaatgcTACATATTGAGTGGCCTGCTGATAAGAGTACTACATGGCCCAAAGGCAGGTTTGAACAcctcagtgctttactaggcatatcTCCACTGGAGTTTTTCCAGCCAATGAAATGATTTACCCAGCTATTTATATGGGATCTACAATTTAATATTGACTCCAAAGCAAGATGGAACTCTGCATTCTTCAcataaagcaggtttcctagacaccccataagaTGAATAGGCAGGACACAACAGAAGTTGCAAGTTGCAGGCAAAAACCCTCTCTCCAAAGATCACATTGATGGAAAAAAATTCTTAGGTCACTTTCCAAAACCACTGAACTTTACCAGATGTACGCACTGGATATTTGTTAAGTTTACCTGATGTGTGACCTTGTCTTTCGAATGTTCCATTAGAATCATTTTGCAGTAAAATATTAGAAATGCAagcaataatttgaaaattaatgCAATCATCCGAAACTAGCACCATTAAGAATTATAAGCAACAGTGACAGTCAAGTCAATAAATaatgaacacttaaatgtttcAAAAGTTGGTTATATATAGCAAAATATGAGCATTATTGTATACATACACCACGATGATTAGCTATTTGCCGTCCACTGCTTGATTAAGGGCACCACTAGAGTTTTCACTGGATTATGGTCTTTAGCTTATATtcaatcatatacagggtgttacaaaaaggtacagccaaactttcaggaaacattcctcacacacaaataaagaaaagatgttatgtggacatgtgtccggaaacgct from Schistocerca nitens isolate TAMUIC-IGC-003100 chromosome 5, iqSchNite1.1, whole genome shotgun sequence includes these protein-coding regions:
- the LOC126260099 gene encoding nuclear transcription factor Y subunit beta isoform X1, with product MDTSESGDDLGNNFLAVETQNFMVHGEELDGPYCTNTISTTYADEDDGDAILTAENTDDSNQGGGDKPGYPLREQDRFLPIANIAKIMKRGIPEPGKIAKDARECVQECVSEFISFITSEASDRCHMEKRKTINGEDILFAMTTLGFDNYVEPLKLYLQKYREATKVDKPLVAEMYEEMPDETFGTQTLQGNIITSEQNGAGETVIYTYPEQIQQFQLP
- the LOC126260099 gene encoding nuclear transcription factor Y subunit beta isoform X2 encodes the protein MDTSESGDDLGNNFLAVETQNFMVHGEELDDDGDAILTAENTDDSNQGGGDKPGYPLREQDRFLPIANIAKIMKRGIPEPGKIAKDARECVQECVSEFISFITSEASDRCHMEKRKTINGEDILFAMTTLGFDNYVEPLKLYLQKYREATKVDKPLVAEMYEEMPDETFGTQTLQGNIITSEQNGAGETVIYTYPEQIQQFQLP